In one window of Azoarcus olearius DNA:
- a CDS encoding ADP-ribosylglycohydrolase family protein translates to MLGAVIGDIVGSVYEWNNVKTKAFGPLFHENAFYTDDTICTIAVADALVNDRHPGAALMDWGRRYFDNGGWGGMFSRWLARGEVEPYNSYGNGAAMRVSPAGLLANSVDEALELAKAVTEVTHNHPEGIKGGQATALAIFLARQRVTPANIKVAINERFGYDLERTPDDIRPTYRFNETCQETVPQALVCALTATDFEDAIRNAISIDGDSDTVAAITGGVAEALFGVPEDLAAIGWSYLPQDMRLTLTVLYQKAGILL, encoded by the coding sequence ATGTTGGGAGCAGTGATTGGTGACATCGTGGGCTCGGTCTACGAGTGGAACAACGTCAAGACGAAGGCGTTCGGCCCCCTCTTTCACGAGAACGCCTTCTATACGGACGACACAATCTGCACGATTGCCGTAGCCGATGCACTCGTGAATGACCGTCACCCCGGCGCCGCGCTCATGGACTGGGGGCGTCGGTACTTCGATAACGGCGGCTGGGGCGGCATGTTTTCGCGCTGGCTTGCTCGCGGCGAAGTGGAGCCCTACAACAGCTACGGCAACGGCGCGGCGATGCGGGTATCCCCTGCGGGGCTGCTTGCCAACTCCGTCGATGAGGCATTGGAGCTGGCCAAGGCTGTCACTGAGGTCACGCACAATCATCCAGAGGGCATCAAGGGCGGACAGGCGACTGCGCTTGCCATCTTCCTCGCTCGCCAGCGTGTCACCCCGGCGAACATCAAAGTCGCCATCAACGAGCGGTTCGGTTATGACCTTGAGCGCACACCCGACGACATACGGCCGACGTACCGCTTTAACGAGACCTGTCAGGAAACGGTTCCGCAGGCACTTGTCTGCGCCCTCACCGCAACCGACTTCGAGGACGCCATCCGCAACGCCATCTCGATTGACGGGGACAGCGACACGGTTGCCGCCATCACCGGCGGCGTAGCCGAAGCCCTCTTCGGTGTTCCCGAGGACCTTGCCGCCATCGGCTGGTCATATCTGCCGCAGGACATGCGTTTAACGCTCACCGTGTTGTACCAAAAGGCGGGTATTCTCCTGTAG